tattatataaatattataataacttttttttcagggggtccttgactcagatattaaagaaacaaacaaccaagcggaaaataatcttgtttaaattgaaaaaaccCCCATAATTgtcttaaatgtatttaaaaatccaGTGTTTGAACAATATTTTGATAAATGTGAAATTTGCATGCTTAAATACTTTgaacaaccaaaaataacattgaGTGATTTCACAATGTGTTTTATATGTcgctttaaaacaatatttgatgTTGAAAATAATTCAAACACTATTAATATAGAAACATGTTAACTGacacattttgtattaaaaggCCTCTATTTCTCCCCCAACTTCAAAAGAATTAGCATTTTAAAGCTTATCACTGAAATTTTGTCGTGcaacacaatgaaaaaaaaaaacgaaagaagCGACGACTCATAATTCTGACATCGTGCTGTAATTAACAGCAGAATTTGAAGGTGTAAGTGACACGTACCTTGTGTCACACAGCAAAGGCGACGTCACTCTGTGTCATAAAGCTTCagttaaaaaaatctcataagATCATGTCATGTCAGATAAAGCTAGGGCTAGTTGTTCCTTTCTAAAAACCTGCCAGCAGAAACTTTGACAGCAGAAACTTTGAGGAATAATTCAAGGAAACCAAAGTCCTGATTCTCATCAAAATGTACAAGGCAGATCAAAGGTAAACTCTCTTCACATTCTCCTGCTTTTAATCATGTCAGTGTTATTCATATTTCAATGCTTATATTGTATCATATCTCATTGGTTgcgtccaatacattttaactAGAATGCTGCCAATCTCCCAGATCCAAAAATTGGATCACCATGATCATCATCAATGACAACAAAGGGGTTGAGCATCTTTTATCTTGTGTACTGTATGTTCCGTGATAGTACTAATGAACTGATTCACAAATTAGCTGGAAATCAATGAAATATTGATGACTTTTCATCTACCTCCACAGTGGATCGACCACCAACAAAAGTGGGATTGATTATGATGTCACAATGATATACTAAACACAGGAGATAGACTGCATTTAGAAGTTTTGAATGTTAATTTTCTTCAAGAAATACATaagtattctgtatttttttagtgtaaGTCGTACctgaatataagtcgcacctgaatataagtcgcactatttCAAGAATGCACGATAAACGGGGAAAAATATACAAGTTGCATGGAGTATAACTTGTGTAACATTAAATGTTAAAGTGACAGGAATAAATATGGGAAACAACTGTCAAAATAAGCACctgctaaaaaaacaacaacagcaacaaaagcTGTTGGCAGttatggtggaaaaaaataagacgatGTGTGTGATATCTTGCCTATGTGAGTGACAAGCCAATAATGTTCTGCTTCTGGATTTTAGAGATTTTACTTGACAAGAAGAGAAAGGGCTTTATTAACTTGAGTAATATTCACTGCTCTCACAGCGAGTACGAGGAAGTTAAATACTATaacagatggaatgaaagttcaCAACTGAGACtttaaatacagtacttttggCCACAAAGACATTCAGTCATTGCTGCACTTTCTCTACTTATATTAAGACTGAAAAAGGTCAATATATTCTCTCATTGTGTGGATCGGCTTGCAGAGAAACTCGAGTGTCCTTTTTACGTAATCCTGCTGAGTGGCAGAAAGGCCGGTTATTGAGATGTGGGTAATAACAAAACCTCGATGGACAAGGTTATTAGACTGATGGGAATTTACGGCGAAATAATGCTACAATGACTAAAATACCTTGACAACCATCTTCTCTGAAAGGTATTTCATTCATTGCTACCTGCATTGTGCGTAGAAGTTGAAAAGGAGGCTGTACAATGAAAAATGAGTAATGTTCCATTTCTAATTATTGTAAGAATCAGGCAATAACCTTCATAACATGAACTATAAATACTTAAGATAAATACAGACTGGGATCATAAATAGGTCCATCTAAGTTATAGTAGGGGAaatttgaaagagaaaaaatatgtgCAGGATTTTTATGCTGCTTGTAAAAGCTTGGCGCATTGAATTCAAAATTCCACTCAGTTTTATTcctatcaatgtttttttccaaagccTATGCTGTCAGTggacattaataaatacagtAGACAGTAGTCATTGTATTCCAATACTGTATAGATTTTACAAGCACATTTATTTgctgttatatatattttttgatcccctatataaatacatgtttaaaaaatgtatccacATTGAGTACTCTAATTTGTGACTACATGGCCACTGTTTCTTAAACATTAATGCACAAATTATGTttgttctaaacctgacatggCATTAATTTAATCTATTAGCTACCATTTTGATGGGGGAAATGATTTGGACATTTTACTAGTAGACTTGTAGTCTGCCTACTCATTTATCTTTGTATTTATAATCATAAAATTAATAGAAAAGAATCATAATgaataattatttgtttaaagACCAAAAACAGTCACTTGCTGTATGTGTTAAAGGTCTTaagtttccatttaaaaatacttGTCCTATGTAGTGCTCAGTCTCTGAAAATGTTAATGAAAACACTATAATAAACAATTCAAAAGTAAAAATTACTTTTCGGTGCATAGCAGTTGACATTATAACCAACTACATAGGTTATTATAAAGGATGTGAAGTATATGTGCACAAAGGATGGCTTTGCAGTGGAACATGAATAGATagttaaagtaaataaaagatGTTTTGGCATGCATTTGCTGAAGGAATAATGCAATTATTTGTTGATTTCTTCTTACCTAAGCTTGCAGATGTCCTCTCACTCTCCGGGGTCGTTCACACCTCCGGAGGTCCATCACAATCCAGGCGCAAACCAAGGTGCGCCACCAGGACGCATCACCGAGTCCAGCGAAagggagaaggagaagaagaaggaaaggaaggaagaacgaaggagaaaaaaggagcagaagagagagaaaaagagagagcgaAAGCGAGAGCGAGAAAAGGAGAGAGAACGAAAGAAATCcagaaagaaaatgagaaagagAGAAGGAAGGGATGAAGGAGAGGAAAGTGTGAACTGACTAACCtgt
This region of Stigmatopora nigra isolate UIUO_SnigA chromosome 6, RoL_Snig_1.1, whole genome shotgun sequence genomic DNA includes:
- the LOC144198736 gene encoding uncharacterized protein LOC144198736, whose amino-acid sequence is MYKADQSLQMSSHSPGSFTPPEVHHNPGANQGAPPGRITESSEREKEKKKERKEERRRKKEQKREKKRERKREREKERERKKSRKKMRKREGRDEGEESVN